Part of the Kitasatospora sp. NBC_01266 genome, TGGTGGTCTCGGCCGGCGGCACCCGTGAGCCGCTGGACCCGGTGCGGTACCTGGGCAACCGCTCCTCCGGCAAGCAGGGCTACGCGCTCGCCGTGACCGCCGCCGCGCGCGGCGCCCGGGTCACCCTGCTGGCCGCCAACGTCGAGCTGCCGGACCCGGCCGGGGTGGATGTGGTCAAGGTCACCACCGCCCTCGAACTGCGCGAGGCCGCCGTGAAGACGGCCGCCGAGGCCGACGTCGTGGTGATGGCCGCCGCGGTGGCCGACTTCCGGCCGGCCGAGTACGCCGCCGTGAAGATCAAGAAGAAGGACGGGGTGGAGCCCGCGCCGGTCGCCCTGGTGCGAAATCCGGACATCCTCGCCGAGCTGTCCGGCACTCGGACCCGGCCCGGTCAGCTGGTGGTCGGGTTCGCGGCCGAGACCGACCAGGTGCTGGAGCACGGCCGGGCCAAGCTGGTGCGCAAGGGGTGCGACCTGCTGGTGGTCAACGAGGTGGGCGAGGGTCGGGCGTTCGGTGCGGACACCAATGAGGCCGTGGTGCTGGGCGCCGACGGTTCCGAGACGGCGATCGCGCCCGGCCCCAAGGAGGACGTCGCGGACGCGATCTGGGACCTGGTCGCCGCCCGGCTCGGGGTGCCCACCGATTGAGACAGGGGGTCCATAAACCTCGCAGGGAGTATTGAACGGCGATAGCTGACCGTTACACTCCAGGAATCAAGTCTTTCCGGATGCCCCGGCCCGGCCGGGAGCGTTCAGTCAGCAGCCGCTGCAACCCCAGGGAGCGCTGTGTCTCGCCGCCTGTTCACCTCGGAATCCGTCACCGAGGGACACCCCGACAAGATCGCTGACCAGATCAGCGACACCATCCTCGACGCCCTGCTCAAGGACGACCCGACCTCCCGGGTCGCCGTCGAGACGCTGATCACCACCGGCCTGGTGCACGTGGCCGGCGAGGTCACCACCAAGGCGTACGCGCCGATCGCGCAGCTGGTGCGCGAGAAGATCCTGGAGATCGGGTACGACAGCTCGAAGAAGGGCTTCGACGGCGCCTCCTGCGGCGTCTCGGTCTCGATCGGCTCGCAGTCCCCGGACATCGCGCAGGGTGTCGACACGGCGCACGAGCACCGTGTCGAGGGCGAAGACGACGAGCTGGACCGCCAGGGTGCGGGCGACCAGGGCCTGATGTTCGGCTACGCGTGCGATGACACGCCCGAGCTGATGCCGCTGCCGATCACCCTGGCGCACCGGCTCTCGCGCCGGCTGACCGAGGTGCGCAAGAACGGGACCATCCCCTACCTGCGCCCCGACGGCAAGACCCAGGTCACCATCGAGTACGACGGTGACAAGGCGGTCCGCCTGGACACCGTGGTGGTCTCCACCCAGCACGCCAGCGACATCGACCTGGACTCGCTGCTGGCGCCCGACATCCGCGAGTTCGTCGTGGAGCCGGTGCTGCAGGGCCTGACCATCGACACCTCGAACTACCGCCTGCTGGTGAACCCGACCGGCCGCTTCGAGATCGGCGGCCCGATGGGCGACGCCGGCCTGACCGGCCGCAAGATCATCATCGACACCTACGGCGGCATGGCCCGCCACGGTGGCGGCGCCTTCTCCGGCAAGGACCCGTCCAAGGTCGACCGCTCGGCCGCCTACGCGATGCGCTGGGTCGCCAAGAACATCGTGGCCGCCGGCCTGGCCAGCCGAGCCGAGGTGCAGGTCGCGTACGCGATCGGCAAGGCGGAGCCGGTGGGCCTGTTCGTGGAGACCTTCGGCACCGAGACCGTCCCGGTGCTGAAGATCCAGGCGGCCGTCACCCAGGTCTTCGACCTGCGTCCGGCCGCGATCATCCGCGACCTGGACCTGCTGCGCCCGATCTACGCCCAGACCGCCGCGTACGGCCACTTCGGCCGTGAGCTGCCGGACTTCACCTGGGAGCGGACCGACCGCGCCGAGCAGCTGAAGGCGGCCGCGCAGGCCTGAGGCCGCGGCTGCCGCGCTCCCACGCGGTTCGACTCGTAGCCAGAGTCGCAGCTCGACAGACCGCAGCGGCGGTGACCTCCCGGTCGGGGGGCACCGCCGCTGCGGTCTGTTTTTCGTCCCGGTGCGAGGCTGACCGCGTGCGGTGCGGTGGGGCGCCGGTGCACTGGTGCGCCGGTGGGTGCGGTGGTTCGGGGCTGTCGGCGCGGCGTGGTACGACTGGAGCGATCACGGTCGGCCGGAAGGGGGCGGAAAGGCAGATGAGCAGCGACGACACCCCGCCGGGCGGGCCGCCCGAGCAACTGGCGCTGATCCGCGAGACGGTCCGCCGGGCCAAGCCGCGCACCTGGCACGGGGCGCACCTGGCGGAGGAGCTACCGGTGGCCCGCGTCGTGGTGGACAAGGGCCTGCTCCACCTCGACCAGTTCTTCGACTACGCCGTGCCGGTCGCGATGGCCGAGCAGGCGCAGCCGGGGGTCCGGGTCCGGGTCAGGTTCGGCGCCCGGGTCGGCGCGGGCGGCCGGCGGGAGGGCGGCGAGCTGCACGACGGCTTCATCGTCGCCCGGCTCGCCAGCAGCGACTACGCCGGGCCGCTGGCCCCGCTGGCCCAGGTGCTCTCGCCCGAGCGGGTGCTGACCCCGCACCTGCTGAAGCTCAGCCGCACCATCGCCGACCGCTACGCCGGCACCCTGGCCGACGTGCTGCAGCTCGCCGTGCCGCCCCGGCACGCCAAGGCCGAGGTCGAGCCCTCGCCGGCCCCGCTGCCGCCGCTCGCCGCGCCGGCCGCCGACGGCTGGCAGCGCTACCCGCAGGGCCCCGAGTACCTGGCCGCCGTCACCGCCGGGCACGCGCCGCGCGCCGTCTGGACGGCGCTGCCCGGCCCCGACTGGCCGCGCGAGATCGCCACCGCCATCGCCGCCGCGCTGGCCGGCGGGCGCGGCGCCCTGGCGGTGCTGCCGGACGGCCGGGCCGTCGCCCGGGTCGACGCCGCGCTGACCGAGCTGCTCGGCGGTTCGCAGCGGCACGCCGTGCTGACCGCCGACCTCGGACCCAAGGAGCGCTACCGCAACTGGCTGGCCGTCAGCCGGGGTTCGGTGCGCGCCGTGGTCGGCACCCGGGCGACGGTCTTCGCGCCGGTGCACGACCTCGGTCTGCTGATCGTCTGGTCGGACGGCGACAGCAGCCACAGCGACCCGCGCGCCCCGCACCCGCACGTGCGCGAGGTCGCGCTGCTGCGGGCCGCCGAGGAGGGCGCCGCCGTGCTGCTCGGCGGGCTCGCGATGACGGTGGAGGGCGCGCAGCTGCTGCGTACCGGCTGGGCCCGCCCGCTCGCCGCCGACCGTGCCACCGTGCGCGAGGTGGCGCCCCGGGTGCGCACCGTCGAGGAGGGCGACCAGGCCAGGGATGCCGCCGCGCAGGCCGCCCGGCTGCCCACGGTGGCCTGGCAGACGGCCCGCGAGGCGCTGCGCAGCGGTCCGGTGCTGGTCCAGGTGCCGCGCCGGGGCTACGTCCCCCGGCTGGCCTGCGGGCGCTGCCGCACCCCGGCCCGCTGCGGGAGCTGCGCCGGCCCGCTGGAGGCGCTCGGCGCGGACCAGGCGCTCTGCTGCGCCTGGTGCGGCATGGTGGCCGAGGACTGGCACTGCGAGGAGTGCGGGTCGTTCCGGCTGCGGGCCCAGGTGGTCGGGGCCCGGCGGACGGCCGAGGAGCTGGGCAAGGCGTTCCCGGGGATCCCGGTGCGCACCTCGGGCCGGGACGCCGTGCTGGCGAGCGTGCCGGACGAGCCGGCTCTGGTGATCTCCACGCCCGGGGCCGAGCCGGTGGCCGAGGGCGGCGGGTACGCGGCCGCGCTGCTGCTGGACGGCTGGGCGCTGCTCAGCCGGCCCGACCTGCGCTCGGGTGAGGAGGCGCTGCGGCTCTGGCTGGCGGCGGCCGCGCTGGTCCGCCCGGCGGGGGAGGGCGGCCTGGTGCTGATCGTGGCCGAGCCCACCGCGCGTCCGGTGCAGGCGCTGGTCCGCTGGGATCCGGCCGGGCACGCCGACCTGGAGCTCGCGGAGCGGGCCCAGCTCGGGTTCCCCCCGGTCTCCCGGATGGCGGCGGTCACCGGCACGCCCAGTGCGGTGGCCGATCTGCTGGCGGTGACCCGGCTGCCGGAGGAGGCCGATGTGCTCGGCCCGGTCCCGCTGCCACCGCTGCGCGGTCAGGAGCAGGAGCGCGCGCTGCTGCGGGTGCGCCCTGGCCAGGGCGGGGCGCTGGCGGCCGCGTTGAAGGCGGCTCAGATCGCCCGGGTGGCGCTGCGCGGGGCTGAGCCGGTGAAGGTGCGGATCGACCCGCTGGACATCGGGTGAGCCGGCCGGTGGTCGGCTGCTGAGGTCGGGGCCGGTCGCGCGACCGGGGCCGGTGAGCGGTGCGGTGACCAGTTGGGTGCTCGGGGACCGGTTGGGTGGTCGGTGCGGGGACGGTTGAGTGACCGGCCTGGGCGCCTGGCCGGGGCCCGCAGAGGGCCGGCCAGGCGCGCGCCGCGCGGTTGGTGCGGGTACTGCGGTTGGTGTGCTTGGTGTGCTTGGTGTGCTCGGTGTGCTTGTCGGGTCGTCCGGTGGGTCCGGTCAGCCGCGCAGCGGGATCCCGGAGCGGTCCAGGCCGCCCTGGCGGGCGGCCGGCACCGAGCGGGCCAGCGCCGCCGAGGCCGGTTCCGGAGCGGGCGCCGGTTCCTCGGCGATCCGGTCGTCGCGCGGGCTGCTGGGCGCGGGGAGCGAAGCGCCGAGCGCCGGTCCGGCGGCGGGCGCGCCACCGGCCGCGCCGAGCAGCTCGGCCGCCGAGCGGCGCATCCCGTAACGGCGGTGCACCGCCTGCTTGGTCACCCCGAGGGCGGAGCCCACCGAGTCCCAGGAGAAGCCCAGCGCCCGGTCGAACTCCACCGCCGCCGCGACCAGCGTCTCCACGCTCTCCCGCAGCTCCTGGGCCAGGCGCACGGTCGGCGCGGGCGCCCGGCCGTACACCACGAAGCCGCCGGAGTTGCTGGGGCGACGCGGCCGGTAGACGTTGCCCAACTGGGCGGTGAGGGTCCGCAGGGCGTCGACCTGGCGGCGGACCCGTTCGATGTCCCGCACCAGCAGGTGCAGACTCGCCCGTGCCCGGGTGTCGTGGTTGATCTGCTCGGCCATCGTGCTCAGGCCACCTTCCGTGCAAATGATGGGGCCTCGCGCCGGCCCGGTGAAACTCACGGTCAATCTGCTTTGACCAACGCCGAAGCAGGGTCCGGGGTCACGCGTCCGGCAGCTCCGGTTCCAACGGTCCGTACCGGGTCGTCCGTGTTCGGCCGAGCCGGGTGGGCCCGGGCGGCTCGGCGCCACCGCATAGACTGACGTGCTGCCCGCGTGACCACCCCGACCCGAAGGAGCCGCCGCCGTGGCGATCCAGCCGATCCGGATCTTCGGTGACCCGGTGCTGCGTGCCAAGGCGCAGCCCGTGACCACCTTCGACAAGGAACTGCGCACGCTGGTCAAGGATCTGACCGAGACCATGCTCGACGCGCCGGGCGCCGGCCTGGCCGCGCCCCAACTCGGGATCTCGCTGCGGGTCTTCACCTACCACGTGGGTGGGGTGACGGGTCATCTGATCAACCCCGACCTGTCGTTGACCGAGGAGGAGCAGGACGGCCCCGAAGGCTGCCTCTCGCTGCCCGGGCTGCGCTTCGACACCAAGCGCGCGTACGGCGTGGTGGCGCGCGGCTTCAACGAGTACGGCGACCCGGTGACCGTCGAGGGCACCGAACTGCTGGCCCGCTGCATCCAGCACGAGACCGACCACCTGGACGGGATCATCTTCATCGACCGCCTCGACCGGGAGCTGCGCAAGGAGGCGATGCGGGCGATCCGCGAGGCCGACTGGGGCAGCGGCCCGGCGCCCGAGGTGCGGATATCGCCGCACAGCACCTTCGGGCCGGTGCGCTGACGTCCCGCGTTGGCTGACCTCTCGCGTCCGCCTGCCGATCGATCCTGATCAACTCTGCTTGACCTGATCAACCGTCAACTCTCCTGTTATGAAAGGGACCTGCTTTGCGTCTCGTCTTCGCCGGAACCCCCGAGGTGGCCGTCCCCGCGCTGGAGGCGCTGCTCGCCTCCGAGCGGCACGAGGTGGTCGCGGTGGTCACCCGTCCCGACGCTCCCGCCGGACGCGGGCGCAAGCTGGTCGCCAGCCCGGTCGGGCAGCGGGCGGCGGAGGCCGGCATCGAGGTGCTGAAGCCCGCCAAGCCGAGCGAGCCGGAGTTCCTGGCGCGGCTGGCCGAGTTGGCCCCAGACTGCTGCCCCGTGGTCGCCTACGGCGCGCTGCTGCGCGAGCCGGCCCTGGAGATCCCCGCGCGTGGCTGGGTCAACCTGCACTTCTCGCTGCTGCCCGCCTGGCGCGGCGCGGCGCCGGTCCAGCACGCGGTGCTGGCCGGCGACCAGGTGACCGGTGCCTCGACCTTCCTGATCGAGCGCGGCCTGGACTCCGGGCCGGTGTTCGGCGTGCTCACCGAGGAGATCCGCCCCTCCGACACGAGTGGCGTGCTGCTCGACCGGCTGGCCAGGTCGGGCGCCGGCCTGCTGGCCGCCACCATGGACGGGATCGAGGACGGCAGCCTGGTCGCCGTCCCGCAGCCGGCCGACGGGATCACCCTGGCCCCGAAGATCAACGTCGAGGACGCCCGGATCGAGTGGAACCACCCCGCGCTGCGGATCGACCGCCTGGTGCGCGGCTGCGCGCCCGCCCCCGGTGCCTGGACCACCTTCCGGGGCGAGCGGCTGAAGCTCTCCGGCCCGGTGAAGCTGCTCACCGACGCCGCCGAGCTGGCCCCCGGCGAGCTCGCGGTGAGCAAGAACGCGGTGCGGGCGGGCACCGGCAGCCACGACATCGAGCTGGGCGAGGTGCAGCCGCAGGGCAAGAAGCCGATGCGGGCGGCCGACTGGGCGCGCGGCGTGCGGATCGAGAGCGGCGAGCGGCTGGGTGCGGCCTGAGGGGGCGGCCCCGCCGTCCGTGGTGCGTGGTCCGAGGCGTGTGCTGCCGCGTGGTCGCGGGGCATGGCCCTGAGGTTTAGCGTTACCGTTTCTGATAACTCCGCAGCACATTGAGGTCCCCATGAGCACCCCCGCCACCCCGTCGAAGCCCGCCAAGCGCGCCCCCCGCCCGCACCGCCGGCCGAAGAAGGACCCGGCGCGCAGCGTCGCCTTCCGCGCGCTGCGTGCCGTCGACGAGCGCGACGCCTACGCCAACCTGATCCTGCCCTCGCTGCTGCGTGAGGCCGAGCAGAAGGGCATGGACCGCCGCGACGCCGCGCTCGCCACCGAGCTGGTCTACGGCACGCTGCGCCTCCAGGGCACCTACGACGCGATCATCGCCGCCTGCATCGACCGCCCGCTGCGCGAGGTGGACCCGCCGGTGCTGGACGTCCTGTCGCTCGGCGCCCACCAGTTGCTCGCCACCCGGATCCCGACCCACGCCGCCGTCTCGGCGACCGTGGAGCTGGCCCGGGCCGAGGTCGGTGACGGCCGGGCCAAGTTCGTCAACGCGGTGCTGCGCCGGATCAGCGCCCAGGACCTGGACGCGTGGATCGCCCAGGTCGCCCCGCCGTACGAGCAGGACGCCGAGGACCACCTCGCCGTGGTCCACTCGCACCCGCGCTGGGTGGTCTCCGCGCTCTGGGACTCGCTCGGCCGCTGGCAGCCGCAGGCCGCCGGA contains:
- the coaBC gene encoding bifunctional phosphopantothenoylcysteine decarboxylase/phosphopantothenate--cysteine ligase CoaBC, with product MRQPNVVLGVSGGIAAYKACELLRRFSESGHQVTVVPTAAALHFVGEATWAALSGRPAATETWERVHEVPHVRIGQRADLVVVAPATADLLAKAAHGLADDLLTNTLLTARCPVVFAPAMHTEMWEHAATQENVATLRRRGAIVLEPAVGRLTGVDTGKGRLPDPDAIFAACRRVLARGAAPADLAGRHVVVSAGGTREPLDPVRYLGNRSSGKQGYALAVTAAARGARVTLLAANVELPDPAGVDVVKVTTALELREAAVKTAAEADVVVMAAAVADFRPAEYAAVKIKKKDGVEPAPVALVRNPDILAELSGTRTRPGQLVVGFAAETDQVLEHGRAKLVRKGCDLLVVNEVGEGRAFGADTNEAVVLGADGSETAIAPGPKEDVADAIWDLVAARLGVPTD
- the metK gene encoding methionine adenosyltransferase, giving the protein MSRRLFTSESVTEGHPDKIADQISDTILDALLKDDPTSRVAVETLITTGLVHVAGEVTTKAYAPIAQLVREKILEIGYDSSKKGFDGASCGVSVSIGSQSPDIAQGVDTAHEHRVEGEDDELDRQGAGDQGLMFGYACDDTPELMPLPITLAHRLSRRLTEVRKNGTIPYLRPDGKTQVTIEYDGDKAVRLDTVVVSTQHASDIDLDSLLAPDIREFVVEPVLQGLTIDTSNYRLLVNPTGRFEIGGPMGDAGLTGRKIIIDTYGGMARHGGGAFSGKDPSKVDRSAAYAMRWVAKNIVAAGLASRAEVQVAYAIGKAEPVGLFVETFGTETVPVLKIQAAVTQVFDLRPAAIIRDLDLLRPIYAQTAAYGHFGRELPDFTWERTDRAEQLKAAAQA
- a CDS encoding primosomal protein N', whose translation is MSSDDTPPGGPPEQLALIRETVRRAKPRTWHGAHLAEELPVARVVVDKGLLHLDQFFDYAVPVAMAEQAQPGVRVRVRFGARVGAGGRREGGELHDGFIVARLASSDYAGPLAPLAQVLSPERVLTPHLLKLSRTIADRYAGTLADVLQLAVPPRHAKAEVEPSPAPLPPLAAPAADGWQRYPQGPEYLAAVTAGHAPRAVWTALPGPDWPREIATAIAAALAGGRGALAVLPDGRAVARVDAALTELLGGSQRHAVLTADLGPKERYRNWLAVSRGSVRAVVGTRATVFAPVHDLGLLIVWSDGDSSHSDPRAPHPHVREVALLRAAEEGAAVLLGGLAMTVEGAQLLRTGWARPLAADRATVREVAPRVRTVEEGDQARDAAAQAARLPTVAWQTAREALRSGPVLVQVPRRGYVPRLACGRCRTPARCGSCAGPLEALGADQALCCAWCGMVAEDWHCEECGSFRLRAQVVGARRTAEELGKAFPGIPVRTSGRDAVLASVPDEPALVISTPGAEPVAEGGGYAAALLLDGWALLSRPDLRSGEEALRLWLAAAALVRPAGEGGLVLIVAEPTARPVQALVRWDPAGHADLELAERAQLGFPPVSRMAAVTGTPSAVADLLAVTRLPEEADVLGPVPLPPLRGQEQERALLRVRPGQGGALAAALKAAQIARVALRGAEPVKVRIDPLDIG
- the def gene encoding peptide deformylase, with amino-acid sequence MAIQPIRIFGDPVLRAKAQPVTTFDKELRTLVKDLTETMLDAPGAGLAAPQLGISLRVFTYHVGGVTGHLINPDLSLTEEEQDGPEGCLSLPGLRFDTKRAYGVVARGFNEYGDPVTVEGTELLARCIQHETDHLDGIIFIDRLDRELRKEAMRAIREADWGSGPAPEVRISPHSTFGPVR
- the fmt gene encoding methionyl-tRNA formyltransferase encodes the protein MRLVFAGTPEVAVPALEALLASERHEVVAVVTRPDAPAGRGRKLVASPVGQRAAEAGIEVLKPAKPSEPEFLARLAELAPDCCPVVAYGALLREPALEIPARGWVNLHFSLLPAWRGAAPVQHAVLAGDQVTGASTFLIERGLDSGPVFGVLTEEIRPSDTSGVLLDRLARSGAGLLAATMDGIEDGSLVAVPQPADGITLAPKINVEDARIEWNHPALRIDRLVRGCAPAPGAWTTFRGERLKLSGPVKLLTDAAELAPGELAVSKNAVRAGTGSHDIELGEVQPQGKKPMRAADWARGVRIESGERLGAA